One Actinomadura viridis genomic region harbors:
- a CDS encoding response regulator transcription factor gives MTTVVLADDEVLLRKALASLLPLEGEITVLAEAEDGETAVRATLRHRPDVLVVDLEMPGMDGLGAVAAIRRARPDQVILMLTRHARPGVLRKALKLGVQGFVSKSAEPAHITSVIKTLHEGRRWIDPDVSALAVVDDCPLTDREVDVLRATGEGYSVADIAAQLHLAAGTVRNYLSNAMQKTQTRTRHEAARYAREHDWL, from the coding sequence ATGACCACCGTGGTGCTCGCCGACGACGAGGTCCTGCTCCGCAAGGCCCTGGCGTCGCTGCTCCCCCTCGAAGGCGAGATCACCGTCCTCGCCGAAGCCGAGGACGGCGAGACGGCCGTCCGGGCCACCCTGCGGCACCGGCCCGACGTGCTCGTCGTCGATCTGGAGATGCCCGGCATGGACGGGCTCGGCGCCGTCGCGGCGATCCGCCGCGCGCGGCCCGACCAGGTGATCCTCATGCTGACCCGCCATGCCAGGCCCGGAGTGCTCCGCAAAGCCCTGAAACTCGGCGTCCAGGGCTTCGTCAGCAAATCGGCCGAACCGGCGCACATCACCTCGGTCATCAAGACCCTGCACGAGGGCAGGCGATGGATCGACCCGGACGTCTCCGCACTCGCCGTCGTCGACGACTGCCCGCTCACCGACCGCGAGGTCGACGTGCTGCGCGCGACCGGCGAGGGGTACTCGGTCGCCGACATCGCCGCCCAGCTCCACCTGGCGGCGGGCACGGTGCGCAACTATCTCTCGAACGCGATGCAGAAGACCCAGACGCGTACCCGGCACGAGGCGGCAAGGTACGCGCGCGAGCACGACTGGCTGTGA
- a CDS encoding oxidoreductase produces the protein MARTWLITGASRGFGRHLTEAVLEAGDQVVATARRPEQLDDLVARHGERIRAVALDVTDAAAALHAVKETTEAFGGLDVVVNNAGYANSAPIEEMAEDDFRAQIETNLFGVVNVTRAALPVLRTQRSGVFVQFSSIGGRVGGTPGMGAYQTAKFAVEGFSEVLASEVAPFGVKVVIVEPGAFRTDWQGASMELHAVGPDYEETVGAINRYRRDTDGTQPGDPARAARIIIDVVGTDDPPRRLILGGDAVTLARKAAEIRAAETEKWAGVSRSADYPMDER, from the coding sequence ATGGCCAGGACATGGTTGATCACCGGGGCGTCCCGGGGCTTCGGGCGCCATCTCACCGAGGCGGTCCTGGAGGCGGGTGACCAGGTCGTCGCCACGGCACGGCGTCCGGAACAACTCGACGATCTGGTGGCCCGGCATGGCGAACGGATACGGGCGGTGGCGCTGGACGTCACCGACGCCGCAGCGGCCCTCCACGCGGTGAAGGAGACCACCGAAGCCTTCGGCGGCCTCGACGTCGTCGTCAACAACGCCGGCTACGCCAACAGCGCCCCGATCGAGGAGATGGCGGAGGACGACTTCCGCGCCCAGATCGAGACCAACCTCTTCGGAGTCGTGAACGTGACGCGGGCCGCGCTGCCCGTTCTGCGTACGCAGCGGTCGGGCGTGTTCGTGCAGTTCTCGTCCATCGGAGGGCGCGTGGGCGGCACGCCGGGGATGGGCGCCTACCAGACCGCCAAGTTCGCGGTGGAGGGCTTCTCCGAGGTGCTCGCGAGCGAGGTCGCGCCGTTCGGCGTCAAGGTCGTCATCGTCGAGCCGGGCGCGTTCCGCACCGACTGGCAGGGGGCGTCCATGGAGCTCCACGCCGTCGGCCCCGACTACGAGGAGACGGTCGGCGCCATCAACCGCTACCGGCGGGACACCGACGGCACCCAGCCCGGCGACCCGGCCCGCGCCGCCAGGATCATCATCGATGTGGTCGGCACCGACGACCCGCCGCGCCGCCTTATCCTCGGCGGCGACGCCGTCACGCTCGCCCGGAAGGCCGCGGAGATCCGCGCCGCCGAGACCGAGAAGTGGGCCGGCGTCAGCCGGTCCGCCGACTACCCGATGGACGAACGCTAG
- a CDS encoding TetR/AcrR family transcriptional regulator: MRADATRNLELVLRTGARLLADDPSASIAAIAAAAGVDRRTVYRRFASREDLLAAVYGARYDAVEEAIATARLREAPVAVALHRYVEGIIAVNRVWPVETSRMLAEESIRERRRRLIDEVDAFLRRATDEGLLRSDLPPGWVGSLLPPLMLHAAEELSELSAAQAADVVIDTLLRGVGAR; encoded by the coding sequence GTGAGAGCAGACGCGACGCGCAACCTGGAACTCGTCCTGCGCACGGGGGCCCGCCTGCTCGCCGACGATCCCTCGGCGAGCATCGCCGCGATCGCCGCCGCCGCGGGAGTGGACCGCCGCACCGTCTACCGGCGCTTCGCGTCCCGCGAGGACCTCCTGGCCGCCGTCTACGGGGCCCGGTACGACGCGGTCGAGGAGGCCATCGCCACCGCCCGGCTCCGCGAGGCCCCGGTCGCGGTCGCGCTGCACCGCTACGTGGAGGGGATCATCGCGGTCAACCGCGTATGGCCGGTCGAGACGAGCCGCATGCTCGCCGAGGAGTCGATCCGCGAGCGCCGGCGGCGCCTGATCGACGAGGTCGACGCCTTCCTGCGGCGCGCCACCGACGAGGGCCTGCTGCGGTCCGACCTGCCGCCGGGCTGGGTGGGGTCGCTGCTGCCGCCGCTGATGCTGCACGCCGCGGAGGAACTGTCCGAACTGAGCGCCGCGCAGGCGGCCGACGTGGTGATCGACACGCTGCTGCGAGGCGTCGGCGCCCGCTGA
- a CDS encoding PQQ-binding-like beta-propeller repeat protein encodes MAASLVASTQQAATRPVGHLENLSAYGPGWSTAHADARNSDYSPVRGAKNLTQAWKRSFPGSIYLGATNDAAGRVYVTTNGTGCHLHALDMATGNTVWCSGEVDERAIASSALLDREGHVYLADGEAMHAFDADGSVRWETPIVGTPLSAQFTPAGNLIFITHIGRVYVLDRATGQPILPPVELIPGAPDNDDTRACMRGTAECPAANTLAVDLATGRFFFTFWDKGAPSAGIRAMQLDEGAAPAIRPLWTVESLPGGSATSPDLSVDGSRVYVGDNEGGIHALATATGDRIWSHSTGYAAGGSPSLSPEGLIMPSGGGDGALMAIRDMGDRAQQVWKKDGLTNRGIPTQAAGGVAYATVSTALGNDLVVVDTATGAELDRERIPGLSIFSVGTTVGPDGTVLVPTITGDLFAFRPAQG; translated from the coding sequence GTGGCGGCCTCACTGGTCGCGTCCACCCAGCAGGCCGCCACCCGCCCGGTGGGGCACCTCGAGAACCTCTCGGCCTATGGGCCGGGATGGTCCACCGCCCATGCCGATGCGCGGAACAGCGACTATTCGCCGGTACGCGGGGCGAAGAATCTCACCCAGGCGTGGAAGCGCAGTTTCCCAGGCAGCATCTACCTGGGTGCGACGAACGACGCCGCCGGGCGGGTGTACGTGACGACGAACGGCACCGGCTGCCATCTCCACGCGCTCGACATGGCGACCGGGAACACCGTGTGGTGCTCCGGCGAGGTCGATGAGCGGGCCATCGCGTCGTCGGCGCTTCTCGACCGGGAAGGACATGTCTACCTGGCCGACGGTGAGGCCATGCACGCGTTCGACGCCGACGGGAGCGTCCGCTGGGAGACCCCCATCGTCGGCACGCCTCTGTCGGCGCAGTTCACGCCCGCCGGCAATCTCATCTTCATCACCCACATAGGCCGCGTCTATGTGCTGGACCGTGCCACCGGGCAGCCCATCCTTCCCCCCGTAGAACTCATTCCCGGCGCGCCCGACAACGATGACACGCGTGCCTGTATGCGGGGCACCGCCGAATGCCCTGCCGCCAACACGCTCGCGGTCGATCTCGCCACCGGCCGTTTCTTCTTCACCTTCTGGGACAAGGGCGCGCCGAGCGCCGGCATTCGAGCGATGCAGCTGGACGAGGGCGCCGCCCCTGCCATCCGGCCGCTGTGGACCGTCGAGTCGCTGCCGGGTGGAAGCGCGACCAGCCCCGACCTCTCCGTGGACGGGTCCAGGGTCTATGTCGGTGACAACGAAGGAGGGATTCACGCGCTCGCCACCGCCACCGGCGACAGGATCTGGAGCCATTCCACCGGGTACGCGGCCGGCGGCAGCCCGTCGCTCTCCCCCGAGGGCCTCATCATGCCGTCCGGCGGCGGGGACGGCGCGCTGATGGCGATCAGGGACATGGGCGACCGGGCCCAGCAGGTCTGGAAGAAGGACGGCCTGACCAACCGCGGGATCCCGACGCAGGCGGCGGGGGGCGTCGCCTACGCGACCGTCTCGACGGCGCTCGGGAACGATCTGGTCGTGGTCGACACCGCGACCGGTGCCGAACTCGACCGGGAGCGGATACCGGGCCTGAGCATCTTCTCGGTCGGCACCACCGTCGGCCCGGACGGCACCGTGCTCGTGCCGACCATCACCGGGGACCTGTTCGCGTTCCGGCCGGCCCAGGGCTGA
- a CDS encoding L-threonylcarbamoyladenylate synthase, translating to MAKYFDVHPDNPQPRALRQVVDLLRSDGLIVYPTDSCFALGCRLGNKEGIDRIREIRRLDSGHHFTLVCKDFAQLGQFVQINNALFRSIKAATPGGYTFILPATKEVPRRLLHPRKKTVGVRIPDHVVVQALLAELDEPLLSSTLLLPGETEPMTQGWEIKEALDHAVDAVVDSGECGAVPTTVVDFSQGEAEILRRGAGDPSRFE from the coding sequence ATGGCGAAGTACTTCGATGTTCATCCGGACAACCCGCAACCACGGGCGCTCCGGCAGGTGGTGGACCTCCTCCGTTCGGACGGGCTGATCGTGTACCCGACGGACTCGTGCTTCGCGCTCGGGTGCCGGCTGGGCAACAAGGAGGGCATCGACCGGATCAGGGAGATCCGGCGGCTCGACAGCGGCCACCACTTCACCCTGGTGTGCAAGGACTTCGCGCAGCTCGGCCAGTTCGTGCAGATCAACAACGCGCTGTTCCGCTCGATCAAGGCGGCCACCCCCGGCGGTTACACGTTCATCCTCCCGGCGACGAAGGAGGTGCCGCGGCGGCTGCTGCACCCCAGGAAGAAGACCGTCGGCGTACGGATCCCCGACCATGTCGTCGTGCAGGCGCTGCTGGCCGAACTCGACGAGCCGCTGCTGTCGAGCACTCTTCTCCTGCCCGGTGAGACCGAACCCATGACCCAGGGCTGGGAGATCAAGGAGGCGCTCGACCACGCGGTGGACGCCGTGGTCGACTCCGGCGAGTGCGGCGCCGTGCCGACCACGGTCGTCGACTTCTCGCAGGGGGAGGCCGAGATCCTCCGCAGGGGCGCCGGAGACCCGTCCCGCTTCGAGTAA
- a CDS encoding cation transporting ATPase C-terminal domain-containing protein, producing MGERTSRVRRGGDRPTMLLRAWLFMGVICAALAMAGFFYVLLNAGWHPGAPTGPGEPLHHAYRQATTMTFLGLVAGQIGTAFAARTERASLRSVGVFSNPLLLWGIAFELALAAVIIYTPPFQDLLGTAALTWDMLAFVVPFPLVVWGADELRRRLARRRAGSALARRQRSLRDTP from the coding sequence GTGGGGGAACGCACCTCGCGGGTGCGTCGGGGCGGCGACCGGCCGACGATGCTGCTGCGCGCCTGGCTGTTCATGGGCGTGATCTGCGCCGCCCTGGCGATGGCCGGGTTCTTCTACGTCCTCCTGAACGCCGGCTGGCATCCGGGCGCCCCCACGGGCCCCGGAGAACCGCTGCACCACGCCTACCGGCAGGCGACCACGATGACCTTCCTCGGCCTGGTCGCCGGCCAGATCGGCACCGCGTTCGCCGCCCGTACCGAACGCGCCTCCCTGCGCTCGGTCGGCGTGTTCTCCAACCCGCTGCTCCTGTGGGGCATCGCCTTCGAACTCGCGCTGGCGGCGGTCATCATCTACACCCCGCCGTTCCAGGACCTCCTGGGCACCGCCGCCCTGACCTGGGACATGCTGGCGTTCGTCGTCCCGTTCCCGCTGGTCGTCTGGGGCGCCGACGAACTCCGGCGCCGGCTCGCCCGCCGCCGGGCAGGCAGCGCGCTCGCGCGGAGGCAGAGGTCACTGCGAGACACGCCCTAA
- a CDS encoding discoidin domain-containing protein gives MDSPSRRTVLRSAASVAFLAGTTALVSREAAQAAPVTLTARWIWPGAGAANQWAAFRRTLTLPAAPSSARTRIAADSKYWLYVNGELVVFEGGLKRGPNPDDTYVDELDLAPHLKAGDNTIAVLAWHFGKHGFSHKDSGRAGLLFQSDIVTGGTTTTLVSDAGWKAVVHPGYGADGSGDQPNYRLPESNIHYDARNATAMAGWETPRYDDGAWRAATDVAAAGAAPWNALVPRPIPFFRISGLRDYANADSLPAAGGRTIDAKLPSNLQITPYLKVDAPAGAVIEIQTDHYQDGGEKNLRATYITTGGVQEFESLGWLSGTSVSYRIPSGVKILALKYRESGYDTDFAGSFSSNDAFFNVLWGKAARTMYLNMRDTYFDCPTRERAQWWGDVVNQLKEGFYTFDPRSHDLGRKAISELAGWQKPDGVMYSPVPAGNWVNELPPQTLASVWAFGTFHAYTGDAATVSATYPQVKKYLNLWSFDSDGLIRHRAGGWDWADWGGNIDARILDNAWYYLALESAITLARLAGASGDVATWQERRERVKANFDRVLWNSARKEYRSPGYTGDTDDRGNALAVVAGLADPANHPAITSVLRTHLNASPYMEFYVLEGLYLMGAVHVAETRMRTRYASQVADPGYTLWEVWDKNGGTDNHAWNGGPLYVLSAYGAGVRPTTPGWKTYDVVPWTGSFTKIDTLTPTVRGDIGVRIDRGEDTVALKVASPRGTTARVGVPVYRGSRPVIKANGRTVYKRGRFIGRFSGLAFAGADAEHVYFTAGPGTWTFTATGVGRLGNIAAGRRVTGNSSEESGNRGLAQLTDSLVTAVGTAKGFSSRPFPSPDASAAPVWVEIDLGGDSDIDGVTLFPRTDITAAGGGTPGFPVDFTISTRKDGAAGYTVARTVTGEADPGEESRTYDFAKTTARYVRVQATRLGKPASDEPERFRLQLTELEVHPARITVTGNDSLENSDWGISRLIDGITTSVPGAKGYTSNLYRDPDIAGSPIWVEIDLGADRTVGAVTLHPRTDITTADGGSPGFPVDFTIRTREDGADGYTTVHTATGHPNPGGSAKRYTFDQTRARYVRLQVTRLGPPAKDEPSYYRLQLAEMELR, from the coding sequence ATGGACTCTCCGTCCCGCCGCACCGTGCTGCGCTCCGCCGCCTCGGTGGCCTTCCTGGCCGGCACCACCGCCCTCGTGTCCCGGGAGGCCGCCCAGGCCGCCCCCGTCACACTGACCGCCCGCTGGATCTGGCCCGGCGCGGGCGCGGCCAACCAGTGGGCCGCGTTCCGCCGTACGCTCACCCTTCCGGCGGCGCCGTCCTCGGCGCGCACCCGCATCGCCGCCGACTCCAAGTACTGGCTGTACGTCAACGGCGAGCTGGTGGTCTTCGAAGGCGGCCTCAAGCGCGGCCCGAACCCCGACGACACCTACGTGGACGAGCTGGACCTCGCGCCGCACCTGAAGGCGGGCGACAACACCATCGCCGTCCTGGCCTGGCACTTCGGCAAGCACGGGTTCTCCCACAAGGACAGCGGGCGCGCGGGCCTGCTGTTCCAGTCCGACATCGTGACCGGCGGGACGACCACCACGCTGGTCAGCGACGCCGGGTGGAAGGCCGTCGTCCACCCCGGCTACGGCGCGGACGGCTCGGGAGACCAGCCCAACTACCGCCTCCCCGAGTCCAACATCCACTACGACGCCCGCAACGCGACGGCGATGGCGGGCTGGGAGACCCCGCGCTACGACGACGGCGCCTGGCGGGCGGCGACCGACGTGGCCGCGGCGGGCGCGGCGCCGTGGAACGCCCTGGTGCCCCGGCCCATCCCGTTCTTCCGTATCAGCGGCCTGCGGGACTACGCCAACGCGGACTCCCTGCCGGCCGCCGGTGGCCGGACGATCGACGCGAAGCTGCCGTCCAACCTGCAGATCACCCCGTACCTGAAGGTCGACGCCCCGGCCGGCGCCGTGATCGAGATCCAGACCGACCACTACCAGGACGGCGGCGAGAAGAACCTGCGCGCCACCTACATCACCACGGGCGGCGTCCAGGAGTTCGAGTCGCTGGGGTGGCTCAGCGGGACGAGCGTCAGCTACCGGATCCCCTCAGGCGTCAAGATCCTCGCCCTGAAGTACCGGGAGAGCGGCTACGACACCGACTTCGCGGGGTCCTTCTCCAGCAACGACGCGTTCTTCAACGTCCTGTGGGGCAAGGCCGCCCGCACCATGTACCTCAACATGCGCGACACCTACTTCGACTGCCCGACCCGCGAGCGCGCCCAGTGGTGGGGCGACGTGGTCAACCAGCTGAAGGAGGGCTTCTACACCTTCGACCCCCGCAGCCACGACCTCGGCCGCAAGGCCATCTCCGAACTCGCCGGATGGCAGAAGCCCGACGGCGTCATGTACTCCCCCGTCCCCGCCGGGAACTGGGTCAACGAGCTGCCCCCGCAGACCCTCGCGTCCGTCTGGGCGTTCGGCACCTTCCACGCCTACACCGGGGACGCCGCCACCGTCAGCGCCACGTACCCGCAGGTCAAGAAGTACCTGAACCTGTGGAGCTTCGACTCCGACGGGTTGATCCGGCACCGCGCGGGCGGCTGGGACTGGGCGGACTGGGGCGGCAACATCGACGCCCGGATCCTGGACAACGCCTGGTACTACCTGGCCCTGGAGTCGGCGATCACGCTGGCCCGGCTGGCGGGCGCCTCCGGCGACGTCGCGACCTGGCAGGAACGCAGGGAACGCGTCAAGGCCAACTTCGACCGCGTGCTGTGGAACTCCGCGCGCAAGGAGTACCGTTCGCCCGGCTACACCGGGGACACCGACGACCGCGGGAACGCCCTGGCCGTCGTGGCCGGCCTGGCCGACCCCGCCAACCACCCCGCGATCACCAGCGTGCTGCGCACCCACCTGAACGCCAGCCCGTACATGGAGTTCTACGTCCTGGAGGGGCTGTACCTCATGGGGGCGGTGCACGTGGCGGAGACCAGGATGCGCACGCGGTACGCGTCCCAGGTCGCCGACCCCGGCTACACCCTGTGGGAGGTGTGGGACAAGAACGGGGGCACCGACAACCACGCCTGGAACGGCGGCCCGCTGTACGTCCTCTCCGCCTACGGGGCCGGCGTCCGTCCCACGACGCCCGGCTGGAAGACCTACGACGTCGTGCCGTGGACCGGGTCGTTCACCAAGATCGACACGCTGACGCCGACGGTACGGGGCGACATCGGCGTGCGCATCGACCGCGGCGAGGACACGGTGGCGCTGAAGGTCGCCTCGCCCCGCGGCACCACCGCCCGCGTCGGCGTCCCCGTTTACCGGGGCTCCCGGCCCGTCATCAAGGCCAACGGCCGGACCGTGTACAAGAGGGGCAGGTTCATCGGGAGGTTCTCCGGCCTAGCGTTCGCGGGCGCGGACGCCGAGCACGTGTACTTCACCGCCGGCCCGGGGACCTGGACGTTCACCGCCACGGGGGTCGGCAGGCTCGGCAACATCGCCGCGGGCAGGCGGGTCACCGGCAACAGCTCCGAGGAGAGCGGCAACCGGGGCCTCGCCCAGCTGACCGACAGCCTCGTGACCGCCGTGGGGACGGCCAAGGGATTCAGCAGCCGGCCCTTCCCGTCGCCCGACGCCTCCGCCGCCCCGGTCTGGGTGGAGATCGACCTCGGGGGCGACTCCGACATCGACGGCGTCACCCTCTTCCCCCGTACCGACATCACCGCGGCCGGCGGCGGCACCCCCGGCTTCCCCGTCGACTTCACCATCTCCACCAGGAAGGACGGCGCGGCGGGTTACACCGTCGCCCGCACCGTCACCGGGGAGGCCGACCCCGGTGAGGAGTCCCGTACGTACGACTTCGCGAAGACCACGGCGCGGTACGTGCGCGTCCAGGCCACCCGGCTGGGGAAGCCGGCGAGCGACGAGCCCGAGCGATTCCGCCTCCAGCTGACCGAACTGGAGGTGCACCCCGCGAGGATCACCGTCACCGGCAACGACTCGCTGGAGAACAGCGACTGGGGCATCTCCCGGCTGATCGACGGCATCACCACCAGCGTCCCCGGCGCGAAGGGCTACACCAGCAACCTCTACCGGGACCCCGACATCGCCGGCTCCCCGATCTGGGTCGAGATCGACCTGGGCGCGGACCGCACGGTCGGCGCGGTCACCCTGCACCCCCGGACCGACATCACCACCGCGGACGGCGGCAGCCCCGGCTTCCCCGTCGACTTCACCATCCGGACCAGGGAGGACGGCGCGGACGGCTACACCACCGTCCACACCGCCACCGGCCACCCGAACCCCGGCGGCTCGGCCAAGCGGTACACCTTCGACCAGACCAGGGCGCGGTACGTACGGCTCCAGGTCACCCGGCTCGGCCCGCCCGCCAAGGACGAGCCGAGCTACTACCGCCTCCAGCTCGCCGAAATGGAACTGAGGTAA
- a CDS encoding VWA domain-containing protein, whose translation MGAPEMGGPEMGGPESNRRQVLYWRLLARLFDPEEQPALETASVAIVDDLGLPPALLDPGVSVDTLVQRFPDLGAEFEGLMAPDDDADPAERVRRAALVSKLLLNVFATGSGEVTATRLAGWQRDAGWLKAALGAEGAGELGGTLAEIEGGLVDRMRLREVLADSRLAGKLTPSMSLIEQLLRDKDNLSGVALANAKALIRRYVDEVAEVLRTQVEKTSVGTIDRSVPPKRVFRNLDLDRTIWKNLTNWSPEDERLYVDRLFYRHTARRTTPARMIVVVDQSGSMVDAMVNCTILASIFAGLPKVDVHLVAYDTRALDLTPWVNDPFEVLLRTTLGGGTNGTVAMGLARPKIADPRNTVLVWISDFYDNRSLMTDFEAVHRSGVKLIPVGSVNSSGRASVDPWFRQRLKDLGTPVISGHIRKLVFELKNFIA comes from the coding sequence ATGGGCGCTCCCGAGATGGGCGGGCCGGAGATGGGCGGGCCGGAGTCCAACCGGCGGCAGGTCCTCTACTGGCGGCTGCTGGCGCGGCTGTTCGATCCCGAGGAGCAGCCCGCCCTGGAGACCGCGAGCGTCGCGATCGTGGACGACCTCGGGCTGCCCCCGGCGCTGCTCGACCCCGGGGTGTCGGTGGACACGCTCGTCCAGCGGTTCCCCGACCTGGGCGCGGAGTTCGAGGGGCTGATGGCGCCCGACGACGACGCCGACCCGGCCGAGCGGGTCCGGCGGGCGGCGCTGGTGTCCAAGCTGCTGCTGAACGTGTTCGCGACCGGGTCGGGCGAGGTGACCGCGACCCGGCTCGCCGGGTGGCAGCGCGACGCGGGCTGGCTCAAGGCGGCGCTCGGTGCGGAGGGCGCGGGCGAGCTGGGCGGCACGCTGGCCGAGATCGAGGGCGGCCTGGTCGACCGGATGCGGCTGCGCGAGGTGCTGGCCGACTCCCGGCTGGCGGGCAAGCTCACCCCGAGCATGTCCCTGATCGAGCAGCTGCTGCGGGACAAGGACAACCTGTCGGGCGTCGCGCTCGCCAACGCCAAGGCGCTGATCCGCCGGTACGTCGACGAGGTCGCCGAGGTGCTGCGCACGCAGGTGGAGAAGACCTCGGTCGGCACGATCGACCGGTCCGTCCCGCCCAAGCGGGTGTTCCGCAACCTCGACCTCGACCGGACGATCTGGAAGAACCTCACCAACTGGAGCCCCGAGGACGAGCGCCTGTACGTGGACCGGCTCTTCTACCGGCACACCGCCAGGCGCACCACGCCCGCCCGGATGATCGTGGTGGTGGACCAGTCCGGGTCGATGGTGGACGCGATGGTCAACTGCACCATCCTGGCCTCCATCTTCGCGGGGCTGCCGAAGGTGGACGTGCACCTGGTCGCCTACGACACCCGCGCGCTCGACCTGACCCCCTGGGTGAACGACCCGTTCGAGGTCCTGCTGCGCACCACGCTCGGGGGCGGGACGAACGGGACCGTGGCGATGGGGCTGGCCCGTCCCAAGATCGCCGATCCGCGCAACACCGTGCTGGTGTGGATCTCCGACTTCTACGACAACCGGTCGCTGATGACCGACTTCGAGGCGGTGCACCGGTCCGGGGTGAAGCTGATCCCGGTCGGCTCCGTCAACAGCTCCGGCCGCGCCAGCGTGGACCCGTGGTTCCGGCAGCGGCTCAAGGACCTGGGCACCCCCGTGATCTCGGGGCACATCCGCAAGCTCGTGTTCGAACTCAAGAACTTCATCGCTTAG